GCGTACGGCTACCCGGATCCGGTCACGGACGGGTCACGACGCCTGCTCACGACCACCAGCGCAGCAGCCGGGTGAGCACGTCCACCACGGTCGGCGGCTCCTCCGCGCACGGCCCGACGTCGGTGCTCCCGTCGGCGTGCAGGGCCAGGGTCCGGTCGGCGAGGCCGTCGGCGTCGAGGTCGGTGTGCAGCAGCAGGTCCCCGGACGGGGCGTCGGTGAACAGCGAGTCGGGCGTGCCGTCGCCGTCGGTGTCGAACCCGCCGGTGACGTCCGGGCAGCCGTCGTCGTCGGGGACCGCGCGGGGGTCACGCACCGGCGGGCTCTCGCGGGGCGAGCAGGGCCAGCTCGGCGTCGATCTCCGCACGTCGGCGGTCCAGTGCGGCCTCGAGGCGGGCGGTGGCGGCGCTCGCGCGGGCGGCGGTGCGGCGGGTCAGCTCGGCGTCGATCCGGGCGTGCGTGACGGCCAGCAGGTCGGTGCCCCACCGGCGGGCCCGCGCGCGGTCGACGGCCGCCCGCCGGGACCGGACGACGGCCACGAGCACCAGCACGGCCCCGCCCAGCGCGGGCAGCAGCACCGCCGGGCCCGCGACGCCGGACAGCGCGGCGAGCGGGAGCACCGCCAGCCGCCACGCGCCGGCGTCGGCGAGGACCTCGACGACCCGCGCGCGGCGCGGCACGGGCGGATCCGGCGCGGCGGGTGGGGGCGGGTCGTCCGGCGGCACCGGCAGCGCGACGCCCCGGTCGGCGCCCGTTCCGCGCTCGGCGGCGACGGCGCGGTCGGCCCAGCCCGCGTGGGCGGCCGCCTCGATCGCCCGGGCCGCCGCGGACACCGCGGCCGGCGGATGGCCGTCCAGGTCGCGGCGGACCTCCGCGAACCGGGCCGCGGCCTCGGTGAGGGCGCCCGTCCGGGCCGCCGCGAGGGCGTCGCGCAGGTCGGTGCGGGCCGGGACGAGCAGGGCCCGCAGGGCGCGCAGCTCGTGGCGCCGGGCGCGTACGGCGTCGGCGTAGCGGTCGGGCATGGCGGCACCGTGACAGGCCGCGGACCGGCGCGGGCGGGAACCGGACAGCGGTGTGCGATCGTGAACGGCCGTCCAGTCCCCCGTCGAAGGAGCCCGCGTGACCACGCGTCCGCCGCTCGGCGCGCCGCCCGAGGACCGGCCCCGGATCACGAGCTTCGTGCACCACCGCGCCCGGCTCACCGAGGGCCAGCAGCGGGCCTGGGACCGGTCGTGGCCGGTGCTGGGCCGCGACGTCGCCGACGTCGTCGAGGGGTCCGTGGCCTACGACCCGTCCGCCTGGTTCGGCCGCACCGCCCCGCTGGTGCTGGAGATCGGGTCCGGCATGGGCGAGTCGACGGCCGCGCTCGCGGCGGCCGCCCCCGAGCACGACCACCTCGCGGTCGAGGTCTTCGAGCCCGGCCTCGCGCAGCTGCTCATGCGCATCGAGGAGCTGGGGCTGACCAACCTCGCCCTGCTGCGCGGCGACGCCGTCGAGCTGCTGCGGACGCGGGTCCCCGAGGGGTCGCTCAGCGCCGTCCGGATCTACTTCCCGGACCCGTGGCCCAAGCGCAAGCACCGCAAGCGGCGCCTGGTGCAGCCGGAGGTCGCGGCGCTCGTCGCGTCCCGCCTCGCGCCGGGAGGGACCCTGCACCTGGCGACGGACTGGGAGGACTACGCGACCCAGATGCGTGCGGTCTGTGACGGTGAGCACTCTTTGGTGAACACGGCCGCCGATGCTCCGGGTGGCTGGTTCCCGCGCCCGGACTGGCGCCCCGTGACCAAGTTCGAGCAGCGCGCCCACCTCGAAGGACGCGCCGTCCATGATCTTCTCTACCGGCGCCGCTCCGCTGGGCGCACTAGCGATCACGCTTCGTGACCGTGTAGGAAGGTCGACGGCCCCGGTACGGGGAAGGGACTGCTGCGGGAACCGGGGGCGTGTGTGACGGCGTTCGTCGACGAGGACACCGTCGTCCCGACACCGCGCTCCTGCCCGGTGGACCACACCCCCACCGCCCCGCGGACGACCGCGGTCTCGGTCGACGCGGCGACGGCGTTCCTGGAGCAGTTCCACGCCGAGACGACGCCGGCGCAGACGCTCGCCGGTCGCCTCGACGAGGTGCGCCGCGAGATCGACGAGACCGGCACCTACGTCCACACCCCCGACGAGCTGACGTTCGGCGCACGGGTGGCGTGGCGCAACGCCGCGCGCTGCATCGGCCGCCTGTACTGGAACAGCCTGCGCGTGCGCGACCGCCGCGGGGTCTCCGCACCGTCCGACGTGGCGGCGGAGTGCGTCGCGCACCTGCGCGACGCCGGGCGCGACGGCCGGATCCGCTCGACCATCACGGTGTTCGCGCCGGACCGCCCCGGCGAGGCCGGTCCGCGGATCCACAACGAGCAGCTGGTCCGCTACGCCGGGCACCGCACCGCGAGCGGCCGGGTCCGGGGCGACGGCCGCTACGCCGACTTCACCGACCGCGCCGTCGGGCTGGGCTGGGAGCGCCCCGATCCGCCCGGCCGGTTCGACGTCCTCCCGCTGCTCGTCTCCCGGGGCGACGCCGCGCCGGAGCTGTTCGAGATCCCGCCCGACGCCGTCCTCGAGGTCCCGCTGCACCATCCCGAGCACGCGTGGTTCGCCGAGCTGCGGCTGCGCTGGCACGCGGTCCCGGCGATCAGCAACATGCCGCTGGAGGTCGGCGGCGT
This sequence is a window from Pseudonocardia petroleophila. Protein-coding genes within it:
- the trmB gene encoding tRNA (guanosine(46)-N7)-methyltransferase TrmB — protein: MTTRPPLGAPPEDRPRITSFVHHRARLTEGQQRAWDRSWPVLGRDVADVVEGSVAYDPSAWFGRTAPLVLEIGSGMGESTAALAAAAPEHDHLAVEVFEPGLAQLLMRIEELGLTNLALLRGDAVELLRTRVPEGSLSAVRIYFPDPWPKRKHRKRRLVQPEVAALVASRLAPGGTLHLATDWEDYATQMRAVCDGEHSLVNTAADAPGGWFPRPDWRPVTKFEQRAHLEGRAVHDLLYRRRSAGRTSDHAS
- a CDS encoding nitric oxide synthase oxygenase; translated protein: MDHTPTAPRTTAVSVDAATAFLEQFHAETTPAQTLAGRLDEVRREIDETGTYVHTPDELTFGARVAWRNAARCIGRLYWNSLRVRDRRGVSAPSDVAAECVAHLRDAGRDGRIRSTITVFAPDRPGEAGPRIHNEQLVRYAGHRTASGRVRGDGRYADFTDRAVGLGWERPDPPGRFDVLPLLVSRGDAAPELFEIPPDAVLEVPLHHPEHAWFAELRLRWHAVPAISNMPLEVGGVTYPAAPFNGWYLGTEIGARNLADADRYDLLPVIGDRLGLDTTSERTLWRDRAMLEMLRAVQHSFDTAGVTMADHHTESERFLTHVAREESAGRRCPADWSWIVPPVSGGLTKVYHRYYDEPDPATRPAYLPPTA